The DNA segment GCACCATCAGCCATGACCATGACTGATCCGGTCGCAGATCTGCTGACCAGAATCCGCAACGCGAACTCCGCGCACCACGACTCCATCGCCCTCCCCGGCTCGAAGCTCAAGGCGAACATCGCCGAGATCCTCAAGCGCGAGGGCTACATCTCCGACTGGAAGGTCGAGGAGGCGCGCGTCGGCACGACGCTCTCCATCTCCCTCAAGTACGGACCGAACCGCGAGCGCTCCATCGCCGGCATCAAGCGCGTCTCGAAGCCCGGCCTGCGCGTCTACGCGAAGTCGACCGAGATCCCCACCGTCCTCGGTGGCCTCGGCGTCGCCATCCTGTCCACGTCGAGCGGTCTGCTGACCGACCGTCAGGCCGAGAAGAAGGGCGTGGGTGGGGAGATCCTCGCCTACGTGTGGTAACCCCATGTCGCGAATCGGAAGACTCCCCATCGAGATCCCGGCGGGCGTCGACGTCTCCGTCGCCGGATCCCTCGTCACCGTCAAGGGCCCCAAGGGCGAGCTGACCGTCCCGGTCGCCAGCCCGATCCAGGTCGCCGTCGAAGGCGGCCAGGTCCTGGTCTCCCGCCCCGACGACGAGCGCGAGTCGCGCTCGCTCCACGGCCTCACCCGGACGCTCATCGCGAACGACATCATCGGTGTCACGCAGGGCTACTCCAAGGGCCTCGAGGTCGTCGGAACCGGTTACCGCGTGCTGGTGAAGGGCTCGGACATCGAGTTCGCCCTCGGCTTCTCGCACCCGGTCGTCGTCACCCCTCCCGCGGGCATCTCGTTCACGGTCGAGGGCAACA comes from the Rathayibacter festucae DSM 15932 genome and includes:
- the rpsH gene encoding 30S ribosomal protein S8, encoding MTMTDPVADLLTRIRNANSAHHDSIALPGSKLKANIAEILKREGYISDWKVEEARVGTTLSISLKYGPNRERSIAGIKRVSKPGLRVYAKSTEIPTVLGGLGVAILSTSSGLLTDRQAEKKGVGGEILAYVW
- the rplF gene encoding 50S ribosomal protein L6; this encodes MSRIGRLPIEIPAGVDVSVAGSLVTVKGPKGELTVPVASPIQVAVEGGQVLVSRPDDERESRSLHGLTRTLIANDIIGVTQGYSKGLEVVGTGYRVLVKGSDIEFALGFSHPVVVTPPAGISFTVEGNNKVTVHGISKQAVGEVAANIRKIRKPEPYKGKGVRYAGEVVRRKAGKSGK